A window from Salvia miltiorrhiza cultivar Shanhuang (shh) chromosome 2, IMPLAD_Smil_shh, whole genome shotgun sequence encodes these proteins:
- the LOC131007894 gene encoding uncharacterized protein LOC131007894 yields MAGEGERGPNPEGHAPRIIPERSVEERFRKHNPPTFDGLGDPLDAERWVRATERILNHVGCGDREKLTCAIFQLVDEAEFWWESVRRTLTPEQWEVYTWNDFKERLYEKYIPGCYRKKKQDEFWNLRQGSMTVTEYDRMFNQLSRYAPHLVDTDEKCAEKFRQGLRLEIAVPIASQGTLTYAQSLSRALNIEAILPKEKENVLAQAPTQDYGKMKRKWEDENEGNPGKRKQPWKENRQQQQGHAEGKPLCPTCQKNHYGECKRGSNDCFRCKQPGHFARDCPNNNENMRFPQPHNFAPQRQNQAPIDNERPNQREHARARAYALNQQQAAQAPEDLEGTIVIN; encoded by the coding sequence ATGgctggagaaggagaaagaggaCCTAACCCTGAAGGACATGCGCCACGAATTATACCAGAGCGTAGTGTGGAAGAAAGGTTTCGCAAGCATAATCCACCAACTTTTGATGGCCTCGGTGATCCTCTGGATGCCGAGAGATGGGTAAGAGCTACTGAAAGGATACTCAACCACGTTGGCTGTGGGGATAGGGAGAAACTCACATGCGCAATTTTTCAACTCGTTGATGAGGCTGAATTCTGGTGGGAATCGGTGCGACGAACCTTGACCCCTGAGCAATGGGAGGTGTACACGTGGAATGATTTTAAAGAAAGATTGTATGAAAAGTATATCCCTGGatgctataggaagaagaaacaaGATGAGTTTTGGAATTTACGACAAGGAAGTATGACGGTCACTGAGTACGACCGAATGTTTAACCAGCTTTCGCGATATGCTCCACATCTAGTTGACACGGATGAGAAATGTGCAGAAAAGTTTCGACAAGGTCTGCGGCTTGAGATAGCCGTTCCAATAGCAAGTCAGGGAACGTTAACATATGCTCAATCTTTGAGCAGGGCCCTAAACATCGAAGCAATACTAccaaaagaaaaggagaatGTGTTAGCACAAGCACCGACCCAAGACTATGGAAAAATGAAACGTAAATGGGAAGACGAAAATGAAGGAAACCCAGGAAAAAGAAAGCAACCATGGAAAGAAAATCGGCAACAACAGCAAGGACATGCGGAAGGAAAGCCGTTATGTCCAACATGTCAGAAAAATCACTATGGTGAATGTAAGAGAGGTTCCAACGACTGCTTTAGGTGCAAGCAACCAGGGCATTTCGCCAGAGACTGTCCAAACAATAATGAGAACATGAGATTTCCACAACCTCATAACTTTGCCCCTCAAAGGCAAAATCAGGCACCAATTGACAATGAACGACCAAATCAGAGAGAACATGCACGTGCTAGGGCTTATGCTCTTAACCAGCAACAAGCAGCTCAAGCACCTGAAGATTTAGAAGGTACAATCGTCATAAATTGA